One Streptomyces sp. RPA4-2 genomic window carries:
- a CDS encoding SDR family oxidoreductase, giving the protein MGNFLAGQVVAVTGAGRGIGRAVALAAAGEGARVVVNDYGVSVEGAEPTSSVADAVVKEIEAAGGEAVAVADDISTMAGGQHVVDAALTAYGRIDGVVCVAGILRERMLFNMSEQEWDPVVATHLKGTFTVFRAASAVMRAQGSGTLIGFTSGNHQGSVAQANYSAAKGGIISLVRSAALGLHKYGVTANAVAPVARTRMSANVPMELTEIGEPEDVAALVVYLLSDRARQERITGQVYTIAGPKIAVWAQPRELRAGYAEGAWTPERIADFLPGTVGVDPMPLLERVEAMARAAAQKSRPNA; this is encoded by the coding sequence GTGGGGAACTTCTTGGCAGGCCAGGTCGTCGCCGTGACGGGAGCGGGGCGCGGCATAGGCCGCGCCGTCGCGCTCGCGGCAGCCGGTGAGGGGGCGCGCGTCGTCGTCAACGACTACGGGGTCTCCGTCGAGGGCGCCGAGCCGACGAGTTCGGTCGCCGACGCCGTGGTCAAGGAGATCGAGGCGGCGGGCGGGGAAGCCGTCGCGGTGGCCGACGACATCTCCACGATGGCGGGCGGGCAGCACGTCGTCGACGCCGCGCTCACGGCGTACGGGCGGATCGACGGCGTCGTGTGCGTGGCCGGCATCCTGCGCGAGCGGATGCTGTTCAACATGTCCGAACAGGAGTGGGACCCGGTCGTGGCCACCCATCTCAAGGGCACGTTCACGGTCTTCCGGGCGGCCTCGGCCGTCATGCGCGCGCAGGGCTCGGGAACGCTGATCGGCTTCACCAGCGGCAACCACCAGGGTTCCGTGGCGCAGGCCAACTACAGCGCGGCCAAGGGCGGGATCATCTCGCTGGTCCGCAGCGCCGCACTCGGCCTGCACAAGTACGGGGTGACGGCGAACGCGGTCGCACCCGTGGCCCGCACCCGCATGTCGGCCAACGTCCCCATGGAACTGACGGAGATCGGCGAACCGGAGGACGTCGCCGCGCTGGTGGTCTACCTGCTGTCGGACCGCGCCCGGCAGGAACGGATCACCGGACAGGTGTACACGATCGCCGGACCGAAGATCGCGGTGTGGGCGCAGCCGCGGGAACTGCGGGCCGGGTACGCGGAGGGCGCCTGGACCCCGGAACGGATCGCGGACTTCCTGCCGGGCACGGTGGGGGTGGATCCGATGCCGCTGCTGGAGCGGGTGGAGGCGATGGCGCGGGCGGCGGCACAGAAGTCGCGGCCGAACGCGTGA
- a CDS encoding ATP-binding protein, which produces MQVLQVQLEIRPDPAEVGRARRWARSRLAGSGIEADEPLAETLILLVSELVTNAVVHTGCPAVLRLSLPGVPGESLGTVRLEVADSSDCPPRPRHAEGDETNGRGLELVDGLADRWGWNPEGVGKSIWCEVDRCTPVAKASASYVTYQGFAYEAYEAV; this is translated from the coding sequence GTGCAGGTGCTTCAAGTGCAGCTGGAGATCCGGCCCGACCCCGCAGAGGTGGGGCGAGCCCGGAGATGGGCCCGGTCGAGGCTCGCCGGATCAGGCATAGAGGCCGATGAGCCGCTCGCCGAGACGCTGATCCTGCTCGTCTCCGAACTCGTCACCAACGCCGTGGTGCACACCGGGTGTCCGGCCGTACTGCGTCTCTCCCTGCCGGGCGTCCCCGGTGAGTCGCTGGGCACGGTCCGCCTGGAGGTGGCCGACTCCAGCGACTGCCCCCCGCGGCCCCGGCACGCCGAGGGCGACGAGACCAACGGCCGCGGCCTGGAACTGGTCGACGGGCTCGCGGACCGCTGGGGCTGGAACCCCGAGGGCGTCGGCAAGAGCATCTGGTGCGAGGTGGACCGCTGCACGCCGGTCGCGAAGGCCTCGGCCTCCTATGTGACCTACCAGGGCTTCGCCTACGAGGCGTACGAGGCCGTCTGA
- a CDS encoding enoyl-CoA hydratase/isomerase family protein — protein MPDSSREPSDSVRSPQKSLDSLIRHATDNAVSWITLDRPETMNALTWDQRERVIALLASASADPDVRAVVITATGRGFCAGADLRGAPAAGERIPGDVARTLRLGAQRLVAAVLDCEKPVIAAVNGTAAGLGVHLALACDLVLAAEPARFIEVFVRRGLVPDGGGAYLLPRLIGPQRAKELMFFGDALTARDAERLGLVNRVVPPEDLEKTAREWAGRLAAGPTRALALTKQLVNASLDNDRTAAFAAEAAAQEINMTTADAKEGVASFVERRAAEYRGR, from the coding sequence ATGCCCGACTCCTCTCGCGAACCGTCCGATTCCGTTCGATCCCCTCAAAAGTCCCTCGACTCATTGATACGCCACGCCACTGACAACGCCGTCTCGTGGATCACCCTCGACCGACCCGAGACCATGAACGCCCTCACCTGGGACCAGCGCGAACGCGTGATCGCGCTGCTCGCGTCGGCGTCCGCGGATCCGGACGTGCGGGCCGTGGTGATCACCGCGACGGGACGCGGCTTCTGCGCGGGCGCGGACCTGAGAGGGGCGCCCGCGGCCGGCGAGCGGATCCCCGGCGACGTCGCCCGCACCCTCCGTCTCGGCGCCCAGCGGCTCGTCGCGGCCGTCCTCGACTGCGAGAAGCCGGTGATCGCGGCGGTCAACGGCACCGCGGCCGGCCTCGGCGTCCATCTCGCCCTCGCCTGCGACCTCGTACTCGCCGCCGAACCGGCCCGGTTCATCGAGGTGTTCGTGCGCCGCGGGCTGGTTCCCGACGGCGGCGGGGCGTATCTCCTGCCGCGTCTCATCGGGCCGCAGCGCGCGAAGGAGCTGATGTTCTTCGGCGACGCGCTCACCGCCAGGGACGCCGAACGGCTCGGCCTCGTCAACCGCGTCGTCCCGCCCGAGGACCTGGAGAAGACCGCACGCGAGTGGGCCGGACGCCTGGCCGCCGGGCCGACCCGCGCCCTGGCCCTCACCAAGCAACTGGTCAACGCCTCCCTCGACAACGACCGCACCGCCGCCTTCGCCGCGGAGGCGGCCGCCCAGGAGATCAACATGACGACGGCGGACGCGAAGGAAGGCGTGGCGAGCTTCGTGGAGCGGCGGGCGGCGGAGTACCGGGGGCGGTGA
- a CDS encoding GlxA family transcriptional regulator yields MDPRGTFRRHRVVVLALDGLLPFELGIPQRIFGKSRDAEERSLYEVVTCSVRPPGPVATDADFAVLVANGPEALATADTVVVPASYELGPVHEQGVLTPELAAALAHIRPGTRLVSICTGGYVLAAAGYLDGRPATTHWSHAEHFQRLFPRIKVDADVLFVDDGNVLTSAGVAAGIDLCLHIVRRDHGTAVANDVARRTVVPPHRDGGQAQYVQRPVPEPQAATTTAARAWALGRLGEPIQLRDMAGQESMSVRTFTRRFREEVGVSPGQWLTLQRVERARQLLESSDLSVDQVARDAGFGTAQSMRQHLQAVLGVTPTAYRRTFRSSGREAGGGPAGGDRSGGTRLGTARVAAVG; encoded by the coding sequence ATGGACCCTCGAGGTACGTTCCGCCGCCACCGCGTCGTCGTGCTCGCCCTCGACGGGCTGCTGCCCTTCGAACTCGGCATCCCGCAGCGCATCTTCGGCAAGTCACGGGACGCCGAGGAACGATCCCTGTACGAGGTCGTCACCTGCTCGGTCCGGCCGCCGGGTCCGGTCGCCACCGACGCCGACTTCGCCGTCCTCGTCGCGAACGGGCCGGAGGCGCTCGCCACCGCCGACACCGTCGTCGTCCCCGCCTCCTACGAACTGGGCCCGGTCCACGAGCAGGGCGTCCTGACCCCCGAACTGGCCGCCGCCCTCGCCCACATCCGCCCCGGCACCCGGCTCGTCTCCATCTGCACCGGCGGATACGTCCTCGCCGCCGCCGGATACCTCGACGGCCGCCCCGCCACCACCCACTGGTCGCACGCCGAGCACTTCCAGCGGCTCTTCCCGCGGATCAAGGTCGACGCCGACGTGCTCTTCGTCGACGACGGGAACGTCCTCACCTCCGCGGGCGTCGCGGCCGGAATCGACCTGTGCCTCCATATCGTCCGCCGTGACCACGGGACGGCCGTCGCCAACGACGTGGCCCGCCGGACCGTCGTGCCGCCGCACCGCGACGGCGGCCAGGCGCAGTACGTCCAGCGGCCCGTCCCCGAGCCGCAGGCGGCCACCACGACCGCGGCCCGCGCCTGGGCACTCGGCCGCCTCGGCGAGCCGATCCAGCTGCGCGACATGGCCGGGCAGGAGTCCATGTCCGTACGCACCTTCACACGCCGCTTCCGCGAGGAGGTCGGCGTCAGCCCCGGGCAATGGCTCACCCTGCAACGCGTCGAGCGGGCCCGGCAACTGCTGGAGTCCAGCGATCTGTCGGTCGACCAGGTGGCGCGGGACGCCGGCTTCGGCACGGCCCAGTCGATGCGGCAGCACCTGCAGGCGGTGCTCGGGGTCACCCCCACCGCGTACCGCCGTACCTTCCGCTCCTCGGGCCGGGAGGCCGGAGGCGGGCCGGCCGGGGGTGACCGCAGCGGTGGCACGCGACTCGGTACCGCGCGGGTGGCCGCCGTCGGCTGA
- a CDS encoding cyclase family protein, with amino-acid sequence MSLPTLHPAFHEIAKRVNNWGRWGADDEIGTLNLITDEVVRRAAAGVRSGRRVPLALPLQQDGVQTGMIPGRVNPLHVMVQINQEVFGPGTVACSDDAATLGLQAATHWDALAHVSHSGKLYNGRPAGTITPHGGAAFGGIDKPRHIVSRGVLLDVARARGVDRLDGGHAVTPEDLDAAEELAGTRVRSGDIVLVRTGQIQVCLAGDKHGYGYPSPGLSVRTPEWFHAREVAAVANDTLTFEIFPPEIEDLWLPVHALDLVEMGMPQGQNWNLEELSTACGEEGRYSFLLSAMPEPFVGGTGTPVAPVALL; translated from the coding sequence ATGTCACTGCCGACGCTCCACCCGGCCTTCCACGAGATCGCGAAGCGCGTGAACAACTGGGGGCGCTGGGGTGCCGATGACGAGATCGGGACCCTGAACCTCATCACCGACGAGGTGGTGCGCCGGGCCGCGGCGGGGGTCCGCTCGGGCCGCCGCGTCCCCCTCGCGCTCCCCCTCCAGCAGGACGGGGTGCAGACCGGGATGATCCCCGGGCGGGTCAATCCGCTGCACGTCATGGTGCAGATCAACCAGGAGGTCTTCGGCCCCGGCACCGTCGCGTGCAGCGACGACGCCGCGACCCTGGGCCTACAGGCGGCGACCCACTGGGACGCGCTGGCCCACGTCTCGCACTCGGGAAAGCTCTACAACGGCCGTCCGGCCGGCACGATCACCCCGCACGGCGGCGCCGCGTTCGGCGGCATCGACAAGCCCCGGCACATCGTCTCGCGGGGCGTGCTGCTGGACGTCGCCCGCGCCCGGGGCGTCGACCGCCTGGACGGCGGGCACGCCGTGACCCCCGAGGATCTGGACGCCGCCGAGGAACTGGCCGGCACCCGGGTGCGGTCGGGCGACATCGTGCTCGTACGGACCGGTCAGATCCAGGTCTGCCTGGCGGGCGACAAGCACGGGTACGGGTATCCGTCGCCGGGGCTGTCCGTCCGCACGCCGGAGTGGTTCCACGCGCGCGAGGTCGCGGCGGTCGCGAACGACACCCTCACGTTCGAGATCTTCCCTCCCGAGATCGAGGACCTCTGGCTGCCCGTGCACGCCCTCGACCTGGTCGAGATGGGGATGCCGCAAGGCCAGAACTGGAATCTCGAAGAGTTGTCCACAGCCTGTGGAGAAGAAGGCCGCTACTCGTTCCTGCTGTCGGCGATGCCCGAACCCTTCGTGGGTGGCACGGGCACCCCGGTCGCCCCCGTCGCTCTGCTGTAG
- a CDS encoding acyl-CoA dehydrogenase family protein: protein MEFGFDAGDEVFRRTARDWLAAHHVGDPGRRDWERELGRDGWIGLGWPEDGYGNRRASLTQQVVWAEEYARSKAPARSGHIGEKLLAPTLIGHGTADQKARFLPPIARGEELWCQGYSEPGAGSDLAGIRTTAVREEGSAPARTYRVSGQKIWTSLAHEADWCFVLARTRPDAPRHHGLSLLLVPMDQPGRVEVRPIRQLTGTSEFNEVFFDGARARAEHVVGGEGNGWRVAMSLLGHERGVSTLAQQVGFAAELRRVIETAVATGAAGDPVVRDRLVRLWAELRTMRWNALRTLGGSGDVGAPSVAKLLWGGWHQRLGELAVQVRGAEAATGPVDWSAAAPYELDAFQHLFLFSRADTIYGGSDEIQRTIIAERVLGLPKEPRG from the coding sequence GTGGAGTTCGGATTCGATGCCGGGGACGAGGTCTTCCGGCGTACGGCGCGGGACTGGCTGGCGGCGCACCATGTGGGTGATCCGGGCCGCCGGGACTGGGAACGGGAGCTCGGACGGGACGGCTGGATCGGCCTCGGATGGCCCGAGGACGGATACGGGAACCGGCGCGCGAGCCTGACCCAGCAGGTCGTCTGGGCCGAGGAGTACGCCCGTTCGAAGGCTCCCGCCCGCTCGGGTCACATCGGCGAGAAACTCCTCGCCCCCACCCTCATCGGCCATGGGACGGCGGACCAGAAGGCCCGCTTCCTGCCCCCGATCGCCCGCGGGGAGGAACTCTGGTGCCAGGGCTACAGCGAGCCCGGCGCGGGTTCCGACCTCGCGGGCATCAGAACGACGGCCGTACGGGAAGAGGGCTCCGCGCCCGCACGGACGTACCGCGTCAGCGGCCAGAAGATCTGGACCTCGCTCGCCCACGAGGCGGACTGGTGCTTCGTCCTGGCCCGCACCCGGCCGGACGCCCCGCGGCACCACGGCCTGTCCCTGCTCCTCGTCCCGATGGACCAGCCGGGCCGCGTCGAGGTCCGCCCGATCCGCCAGCTCACCGGCACCAGCGAGTTCAACGAGGTGTTCTTCGACGGCGCGCGGGCGCGGGCCGAGCACGTCGTCGGCGGCGAGGGCAACGGCTGGCGGGTGGCGATGAGCCTGCTCGGACACGAGCGCGGCGTCTCGACACTCGCTCAGCAGGTCGGCTTCGCGGCGGAGCTGCGACGCGTGATCGAGACGGCCGTCGCGACGGGCGCGGCCGGTGATCCGGTCGTCCGCGACCGGCTGGTGCGCCTGTGGGCGGAGCTGCGCACGATGCGCTGGAACGCCCTGCGGACGCTGGGCGGTTCGGGCGACGTGGGCGCGCCGAGCGTCGCCAAGCTGCTGTGGGGCGGCTGGCATCAGCGGCTCGGTGAACTCGCGGTGCAGGTGCGGGGAGCGGAGGCGGCGACCGGCCCGGTGGACTGGTCGGCCGCGGCACCGTACGAACTCGACGCGTTCCAGCACCTGTTCCTGTTCAGCCGGGCCGACACCATCTACGGCGGCTCGGACGAGATCCAGCGCACGATCATCGCCGAGCGCGTGCTCGGTCTGCCGAAGGAACCCAGGGGATAG
- a CDS encoding MFS transporter: MPSVPGRTRIHRAWFVAAVTFVTIIGAAAFRSLPGLLIDPLHQEFHWSRGTIGAAVSINLALYGLTAPFAAALMDRFGIRRVVAVALMVIALGSGLTVWMTAAWQLLLCWGLLVGLGSGSMALAFAATVTNRWFTARKGLVTGILTAASASGQLIFLPVLSWIVTEHDWRPAAVTVALAALAVVPFVWLLLRDHPADVGLKPYGAAEFVPKPAPVQGAARRAVTVLLSAVRTGPFWLLAGTFAICGASTNGLIQTHFVPAAHDHGMPITAAASLLAVIGVFDVAGTIASGWFTDRFEPRRLLAVYYALRGVSLLFLPMLMSSTVHPPMIFFIVFYGLDWVATVPPTLALCREQYGEDSAIVFGWVLASHQIGAALVAFLGGVARDAFGSYDMVWIASGALCAVAAMMALVIRRRPVAPVLSVRTAV, encoded by the coding sequence ATGCCCTCCGTCCCCGGGCGAACCCGGATCCACCGTGCCTGGTTCGTCGCCGCCGTCACCTTTGTGACGATCATCGGAGCCGCGGCCTTCCGTTCACTGCCGGGTCTGCTGATCGACCCGCTGCACCAGGAGTTCCACTGGTCGCGCGGCACGATCGGCGCGGCGGTGTCGATCAACCTCGCGCTGTACGGACTGACGGCGCCCTTCGCGGCCGCGCTGATGGACCGCTTCGGCATCCGGCGCGTGGTCGCGGTCGCCCTGATGGTGATCGCGCTCGGCTCCGGGCTGACCGTGTGGATGACGGCGGCCTGGCAGCTGCTGCTCTGCTGGGGCCTGCTGGTCGGACTGGGCTCCGGCTCGATGGCCCTGGCCTTCGCGGCGACGGTCACCAACCGCTGGTTCACGGCGCGCAAGGGCCTGGTGACCGGCATCCTGACGGCGGCCTCGGCCTCCGGCCAGCTGATCTTCCTGCCGGTGCTCTCCTGGATCGTCACCGAGCACGACTGGCGCCCGGCCGCGGTGACGGTCGCCCTCGCGGCGCTCGCGGTCGTCCCCTTCGTCTGGCTGCTGCTGCGCGACCACCCGGCGGACGTCGGTCTGAAGCCCTACGGGGCGGCCGAGTTCGTGCCGAAGCCCGCGCCCGTGCAGGGCGCGGCCCGGCGTGCCGTGACCGTCCTCCTCTCCGCCGTCCGCACCGGCCCCTTCTGGCTGCTGGCCGGCACCTTCGCGATCTGCGGCGCCTCGACGAACGGCCTCATCCAGACGCACTTCGTGCCCGCGGCCCACGACCACGGGATGCCGATCACGGCGGCGGCCTCCCTGCTCGCGGTCATCGGGGTCTTCGACGTGGCCGGCACGATCGCCTCCGGCTGGTTCACCGACCGTTTCGAACCGCGCCGGCTGCTCGCGGTCTACTACGCGCTGCGCGGGGTCTCGCTCCTCTTCCTCCCCATGCTCATGTCCTCGACCGTGCACCCCCCGATGATCTTCTTCATCGTCTTCTACGGCCTCGACTGGGTCGCCACGGTCCCGCCGACCCTGGCCCTGTGCCGTGAGCAGTACGGCGAGGACAGCGCCATCGTCTTCGGCTGGGTGCTCGCCTCCCACCAGATCGGCGCGGCCCTCGTCGCCTTCCTCGGCGGTGTCGCGCGGGACGCGTTCGGCTCGTACGACATGGTCTGGATCGCCTCGGGCGCGCTGTGCGCGGTGGCGGCGATGATGGCGCTGGTCATCCGGCGGCGGCCGGTCGCCCCCGTGCTGTCCGTACGGACGGCCGTCTGA
- a CDS encoding acetate--CoA ligase family protein — protein MLGSTHGTLTTDSRRARVIACGEQPSPVVHGRPADVDDLDVSGRPLYAGVPDLDRFFRPGSVAVVGASDTEGRPNTGITRQLMAWAERVGARLHPVHPTRRSVFGLPCFPSVAELPEQVDLAVLLVGDPLAVIGELSEAKVKFAVAFASGFAETGAEGAAAQDRLAAAVRRSGLRLLGPNTNLNAFERFRDDLEGPAVALITQSGHQGRPVFAMQELGVRLSHWAPTGNEADLETADFISYFSERPEIGAIACYVEGLKDGRSFLLAADRAARRGVPVVAVKVGRTEAGARTAASHTGKLTGADTVVDAAMRQYGVIRVDGLDELQDTAALLARARAPLADGVAVYSISGGTGAHFSDLATAAGLRLPDLSAAKQAELHQWIPEYLSVANPVDNGGHPVGDWRGPKIIDAILADPAVGVLICPITGPFPPMSDKLAQDLVDAAERTDKLVCVVWGSPVGTEAAYRETLLGSARVATFRTFANCITAVRAYLEHHRFVAAYRSPFDEAPRTPSPSFRKAQALMRPGQQLSEHAAKQLLRAYGIRVPREQLVTSAAAAVRAAGLVGYPVVMKASGAQIAHKTELGLVKIGLTSASQVRDAYRELTDIARYEGISLDGVLVCQMVERGVEMVVGVTHDRLFGPTVTVGLGGVLVEVLRDTAVRVPPFGEDQARGMLRELRGRALLDGVRGAPPVDVDALVEVVLRVQRMALELGDDIAELDVNPLMVLPRGQGAVALDALVVCR, from the coding sequence ATGCTTGGATCAACCCACGGCACCCTCACCACCGACTCCCGCCGGGCCCGGGTCATCGCCTGCGGCGAGCAGCCCTCACCCGTCGTGCACGGCCGGCCGGCCGACGTCGACGACCTCGACGTCAGCGGACGCCCGCTGTACGCCGGCGTACCGGATCTGGACCGCTTCTTCCGCCCCGGGTCGGTGGCCGTCGTCGGCGCCTCGGACACCGAGGGACGGCCGAACACCGGCATCACCCGGCAGCTGATGGCCTGGGCCGAGCGGGTCGGGGCCCGGCTGCACCCGGTGCACCCCACCCGTCGGTCCGTCTTCGGCCTGCCCTGTTTCCCTTCCGTCGCGGAGCTGCCCGAACAGGTCGACCTGGCCGTGCTCCTGGTCGGTGACCCGCTCGCCGTGATCGGTGAACTGAGCGAGGCCAAGGTGAAGTTCGCCGTCGCCTTCGCCTCCGGGTTCGCCGAGACCGGCGCCGAGGGCGCGGCCGCGCAGGACCGGCTCGCCGCCGCCGTGCGCCGCTCCGGCCTGCGGCTGCTGGGCCCCAACACCAATCTCAACGCCTTCGAGCGGTTCCGCGACGACCTCGAAGGGCCCGCGGTCGCCCTCATCACCCAGTCCGGCCACCAGGGGCGCCCGGTCTTCGCGATGCAGGAACTGGGCGTACGGCTCTCCCACTGGGCGCCCACCGGCAACGAGGCCGACCTGGAGACCGCCGACTTCATCTCCTACTTCTCCGAGCGGCCCGAGATCGGCGCCATCGCCTGCTACGTCGAGGGGCTCAAGGACGGCCGCTCCTTCCTGCTCGCCGCCGACCGCGCCGCCCGGCGCGGGGTGCCCGTCGTCGCCGTCAAGGTCGGCCGCACCGAGGCCGGCGCCCGCACCGCCGCCTCCCACACCGGCAAGCTGACCGGCGCCGACACGGTGGTGGACGCGGCGATGCGGCAGTACGGCGTGATCCGCGTCGACGGGCTGGACGAACTCCAGGACACGGCCGCCCTGCTGGCCCGCGCCCGCGCTCCGCTGGCCGACGGGGTCGCCGTCTATTCGATCTCCGGCGGCACGGGGGCGCACTTCTCGGACCTGGCGACGGCGGCGGGGCTGCGCCTGCCGGACCTCTCGGCGGCCAAGCAGGCCGAGCTGCACCAGTGGATACCCGAGTACCTGAGCGTGGCCAACCCCGTCGACAACGGCGGGCACCCGGTCGGCGACTGGCGCGGCCCGAAGATCATCGACGCGATCCTCGCCGATCCCGCGGTCGGGGTGCTGATCTGCCCGATCACCGGCCCCTTCCCGCCGATGAGCGACAAGCTCGCGCAGGACCTGGTGGACGCGGCGGAGCGGACGGACAAGCTGGTGTGCGTGGTGTGGGGGTCGCCGGTCGGCACCGAGGCCGCCTACCGCGAGACGCTGCTCGGGTCGGCGCGGGTCGCCACCTTCCGTACGTTCGCCAACTGCATCACCGCCGTGCGCGCCTATCTGGAGCACCACCGGTTCGTCGCCGCGTACCGCTCGCCCTTCGACGAGGCGCCCCGCACCCCCTCGCCCTCCTTCCGCAAGGCTCAGGCGCTGATGCGGCCGGGTCAGCAGCTGAGCGAGCACGCGGCGAAACAGCTGCTGCGCGCGTACGGGATCCGGGTGCCGCGCGAGCAGTTGGTGACCAGCGCGGCGGCGGCCGTGCGCGCGGCCGGCCTGGTGGGCTACCCGGTCGTCATGAAGGCCTCCGGCGCGCAGATCGCCCACAAGACCGAACTCGGCCTGGTGAAGATCGGGCTGACCTCCGCCAGCCAGGTCAGGGACGCCTACCGCGAGCTGACCGACATCGCGCGCTACGAGGGGATCTCGCTGGACGGGGTGCTGGTGTGCCAGATGGTCGAGCGGGGCGTCGAGATGGTCGTGGGGGTCACGCACGACCGGCTGTTCGGGCCGACCGTGACCGTGGGGCTCGGCGGCGTCCTCGTCGAGGTGCTGCGGGACACGGCCGTCCGTGTGCCGCCCTTCGGTGAGGACCAGGCCCGGGGGATGCTCCGCGAGCTGCGCGGCCGGGCGCTCCTGGACGGCGTGCGCGGGGCGCCGCCGGTGGATGTGGACGCGCTCGTCGAGGTCGTCCTGCGCGTCCAGCGGATGGCGCTGGAGCTCGGTGACGACATCGCCGAGCTCGACGTCAATCCACTGATGGTGCTGCCCAGAGGGCAGGGGGCGGTGGCGCTGGACGCCCTGGTGGTGTGCCGCTGA
- a CDS encoding flavin reductase family protein translates to MGHAGMAAAAVRYLRSAGAPAVAGPVETLPRPELRAVGEDERAPVDHGEFRRVLGNFATGVTVITAPQAPGEAAGPAGFACQSFSSLSLDPPLICFMVGRTSTTWPRIARAGVFCVNVLGAHQGDLCRGFAVSGADKFAGVRYDAAPVSGAPRLAGTAAWIDCTIHAVHTGGDHLIVVGRVDALGAGDGGADGDAGDGAGVSPLLFHRGRFV, encoded by the coding sequence ATGGGACACGCAGGAATGGCGGCAGCGGCCGTGCGCTATCTCCGGTCGGCCGGGGCTCCCGCCGTCGCGGGCCCGGTCGAGACGCTGCCGCGGCCGGAGTTGCGCGCCGTCGGTGAGGACGAGCGGGCGCCGGTCGATCACGGCGAGTTCCGGCGGGTGCTGGGGAACTTCGCGACGGGCGTGACCGTCATCACCGCACCGCAGGCGCCCGGGGAGGCGGCGGGACCGGCCGGTTTCGCCTGCCAGTCCTTCTCCTCCCTCTCCCTCGACCCGCCACTGATCTGCTTCATGGTCGGCCGTACGTCGACGACCTGGCCGCGCATCGCCCGCGCCGGCGTCTTCTGCGTGAACGTACTGGGCGCGCACCAGGGCGACCTGTGCCGTGGGTTCGCGGTGAGCGGGGCCGACAAGTTCGCGGGCGTCCGGTACGACGCGGCACCCGTCTCCGGGGCGCCCCGCCTCGCGGGGACCGCGGCCTGGATCGACTGCACGATCCACGCGGTGCACACGGGCGGGGACCATCTCATCGTGGTGGGACGGGTGGACGCGCTCGGCGCGGGTGACGGAGGCGCGGACGGTGACGCGGGCGACGGCGCGGGCGTCTCGCCGCTGTTGTTCCACCGAGGACGCTTCGTCTGA
- a CDS encoding Zn-dependent alcohol dehydrogenase: MRGVIFDGKQTQVVDDLEVRDPGPGEVRVAVSAAGLCHSDLSVVDGTIPFPVPVVLGHEGAGVVESVGAGVTHVRPGDHVALSTLANCGACAECDRGRPTMCRKAIGMPRQPFTRGGRPLYQFASNSAFAERTVVKAVQAVRIPEDIPLPSAALIGCGVVTGVGAVLNRARVDHGESVLVIGTGGIGLNVIQGARIAGALKIVAVDSNPAKETVARRFGATHFLTSTEAVREILPTGADHAFECVGRVELVRRAIDLLDRHGQAVLLGVPPATAEASFLVSAMYLDKSILGCRYGSSRPQRDIALYADLYREGRLLLDELVTRTYPVEDFDKAAQDAHEGRVARAVLTF, from the coding sequence ATGCGAGGCGTGATCTTCGACGGCAAGCAGACCCAGGTCGTGGACGACCTGGAGGTACGGGATCCGGGACCCGGCGAGGTGCGGGTCGCCGTCTCCGCGGCCGGACTCTGCCACAGCGACCTCTCCGTGGTGGACGGGACCATACCTTTCCCCGTTCCCGTGGTGCTGGGCCACGAGGGCGCCGGGGTGGTCGAGTCGGTGGGCGCGGGCGTCACCCACGTCCGGCCCGGAGACCATGTCGCACTGTCCACACTCGCGAACTGCGGCGCGTGCGCGGAGTGCGACCGGGGACGGCCGACGATGTGCCGCAAGGCGATCGGCATGCCGCGGCAGCCGTTCACGCGGGGCGGGCGGCCGCTGTACCAGTTCGCCTCCAACTCGGCCTTCGCGGAACGGACGGTGGTGAAGGCCGTCCAGGCCGTCCGGATACCGGAGGACATCCCGCTGCCGTCCGCCGCGCTGATCGGCTGCGGGGTGGTGACGGGCGTGGGCGCCGTCCTGAACCGCGCGCGGGTGGACCACGGGGAGAGCGTCCTCGTGATCGGCACGGGCGGCATCGGGCTCAACGTGATCCAGGGGGCCCGGATCGCGGGCGCCCTGAAGATCGTCGCGGTCGACTCCAACCCGGCCAAGGAGACGGTGGCCCGCCGGTTCGGCGCGACCCATTTCCTCACCTCCACCGAGGCCGTCCGCGAGATCCTCCCCACGGGCGCGGACCACGCCTTCGAATGCGTCGGCCGCGTCGAACTCGTCCGCCGGGCGATCGACCTGCTGGACCGTCACGGCCAGGCGGTGCTCCTCGGCGTACCGCCCGCCACCGCCGAGGCGTCCTTCCTCGTCTCCGCGATGTACCTGGACAAGTCGATCCTCGGCTGCCGCTACGGTTCGTCCCGCCCCCAGCGCGACATCGCCCTCTACGCGGACCTCTACCGCGAGGGCCGTCTGCTGCTCGACGAACTGGTCACCCGGACGTATCCGGTCGAGGACTTCGACAAGGCGGCCCAGGACGCGCACGAGGGGAGGGTGGCACGCGCGGTACTGACGTTCTAG